One segment of Pleomorphomonas sp. PLEO DNA contains the following:
- the nuoF gene encoding NADH-quinone oxidoreductase subunit NuoF, producing the protein MLQDKDRIFTNIYGRHDWGLQGALKRGQWDGTKDILAKGRDFIIKEIQASGLRGRGGAGFPTGLKWSFMPKQSDGRPHYLVVNADESEPGTCKDREILRHDPHTLVEGCLLAGFAMGAHAAYIYVRGEFVRERERLQAAVDQAYDAGLLGKNACGSGWDMDVFVHHGAGAYICGEETALLESLEGKKGQPRMKPPFPANVGLYGCPTTVNNVESIAVTPTIMRRGAAWFSSFGRDNNKGTKLFMISGHVNTPCVVEEELGIPFRDLIEKHAGGVRGGWDNLLAVIPGGASCPIVRADQIMDAQMDFDGMRAIGSSFGTGGLIVMDKSTDVIAAISRISYFFRHESCGQCTPCREGTGWMWRVMERMRQGNAAREEIDMLFQVSKQIEGHTICALGDAAAWPVQALIRNFRPVIEARIDDYVSAHGMAAE; encoded by the coding sequence ATGCTGCAGGACAAGGACCGCATCTTCACCAATATCTACGGACGCCATGACTGGGGTCTGCAGGGCGCGCTGAAGCGCGGCCAGTGGGATGGCACCAAGGATATCCTGGCCAAGGGGCGCGATTTCATTATCAAGGAAATCCAGGCGTCTGGCCTGCGCGGGCGCGGTGGCGCCGGTTTCCCGACCGGCCTCAAGTGGTCGTTCATGCCCAAGCAGTCGGATGGGCGTCCGCATTATCTGGTGGTCAACGCCGACGAATCCGAGCCTGGCACCTGCAAGGACCGCGAGATCCTCAGGCATGATCCACATACGCTGGTGGAAGGGTGTCTTCTTGCCGGCTTCGCCATGGGCGCCCATGCCGCCTACATCTATGTGCGCGGCGAGTTCGTCCGCGAGCGGGAGCGGCTTCAAGCCGCTGTCGACCAGGCCTATGATGCCGGCCTTCTCGGCAAGAACGCCTGCGGCTCGGGCTGGGATATGGACGTCTTCGTGCATCACGGCGCCGGCGCCTATATCTGCGGCGAGGAGACGGCTCTGCTCGAAAGCCTCGAGGGCAAGAAGGGCCAGCCGCGCATGAAGCCGCCGTTCCCGGCCAACGTCGGCCTCTACGGCTGTCCGACGACGGTGAACAACGTCGAGTCCATCGCCGTGACGCCGACCATCATGCGGCGCGGTGCCGCTTGGTTCTCCAGCTTCGGCCGCGACAACAACAAGGGCACCAAGCTGTTCATGATCTCCGGCCACGTCAACACGCCTTGCGTGGTCGAGGAAGAGCTTGGCATTCCGTTTCGCGACCTGATTGAGAAGCATGCCGGTGGCGTGCGCGGCGGCTGGGACAATCTCCTGGCGGTGATCCCCGGTGGCGCTTCGTGCCCCATCGTTCGCGCCGACCAGATCATGGACGCCCAGATGGACTTCGATGGCATGCGCGCCATTGGTTCCAGCTTCGGCACCGGCGGTCTTATCGTTATGGACAAGTCCACCGATGTGATCGCTGCCATCTCTCGCATCTCCTACTTCTTCCGCCACGAAAGCTGCGGCCAGTGCACGCCGTGCCGCGAGGGCACCGGCTGGATGTGGCGCGTGATGGAACGCATGCGTCAGGGCAACGCCGCTCGTGAGGAAATCGACATGCTGTTCCAGGTGAGCAAGCAGATCGAGGGGCATACCATTTGTGCCCTTGGTGACGCCGCCGCTTGGCCGGTGCAGGCGTTGATCCGGAATTTCCGCCCGGTGATCGAGGCGCGGATCGACGATTATGTATCCGCGCACGGCATGGCAGCCGAATAA
- the nuoE gene encoding NADH-quinone oxidoreductase subunit NuoE, with product MSVRRLHSEQPESFAFTEENAAYLQKVIGRYPEGRQASAVIPALMVAQDQEGWISRPAIEAVAKLLDMPDIRVLEVATFYTQFQLSPVGRKAHVQVCGTTPCRLRGADEIIAICKNRLAAHPFELSADGDFSWEEVECAGACVNAPMVTVGKDTYEDLSVETFNALIDGLATGNPPAPGPQSGRFFSAPANADTSLTDPALNDGSVIGKYRAFDREELTPQPAAPAAAAPAPATAPAAAKPAAETPIPKVVEAQGQADSEKVPDLHKPTLLEAARDGKPDDLRLIHGVGSKLEELLHKLGVYHFDQIANWNEMNLRWVDQHLGSFRGRALRDKWIEQSAKLVSGWRPSDKDGDKPA from the coding sequence ATGTCCGTCCGTCGTCTTCATTCCGAACAGCCTGAAAGCTTCGCCTTCACTGAGGAGAACGCCGCTTATCTTCAGAAGGTGATCGGCCGTTATCCCGAGGGCCGTCAGGCTTCGGCGGTGATCCCAGCTCTGATGGTTGCTCAGGACCAGGAGGGCTGGATCAGCCGTCCGGCGATCGAGGCGGTGGCAAAGCTGCTCGACATGCCCGATATTCGCGTGCTGGAAGTTGCAACCTTCTATACGCAATTCCAGCTGTCCCCGGTTGGCCGTAAGGCGCATGTCCAGGTTTGCGGCACCACGCCGTGTCGCTTGCGTGGCGCCGATGAAATCATCGCCATCTGCAAGAACCGGCTTGCCGCTCATCCCTTCGAGCTTTCCGCCGACGGTGACTTCTCATGGGAAGAAGTCGAATGCGCCGGCGCTTGCGTCAACGCGCCGATGGTCACTGTTGGCAAGGACACCTACGAGGATCTGAGCGTCGAGACCTTCAACGCGCTGATCGACGGCTTGGCCACAGGAAATCCGCCGGCACCGGGCCCGCAAAGCGGGCGTTTCTTCTCGGCTCCAGCCAACGCTGACACCTCATTGACCGATCCTGCGCTCAACGATGGATCGGTGATCGGCAAATACCGCGCTTTCGATCGCGAGGAGCTGACCCCGCAGCCGGCAGCGCCAGCCGCTGCTGCCCCGGCACCTGCGACAGCTCCGGCGGCCGCCAAGCCGGCTGCCGAAACGCCCATTCCCAAGGTGGTTGAGGCGCAAGGGCAGGCCGATAGCGAGAAAGTCCCGGACCTGCATAAGCCGACGCTGCTTGAAGCGGCGCGCGATGGCAAGCCTGACGACCTCAGGCTGATCCACGGCGTCGGCTCCAAGCTCGAAGAGCTATTGCATAAGCTTGGCGTCTATCACTTCGATCAGATCGCCAACTGGAATGAGATGAACCTCAGATGGGTTGACCAGCATCTCGGCAGTTTCCGCGGCCGTGCTCTCCGCGACAAGTGGATCGAGCAATCCGCGAAACTGGTGAGCGGCTGGCGGCCGTCCGACAAGGACGGCGACAAGCCCGCCTGA